A genome region from Chengkuizengella sp. SCS-71B includes the following:
- the kduI gene encoding 5-dehydro-4-deoxy-D-glucuronate isomerase, producing MEVRHASHPEDVKRFDTNKLRERFLIEDLFASDQVNMVYSHYDRMIIGGALPVDKTLTLDEKDTLKTEFFLERREIGFINIGGPAVIEVDGESYELSRLDALYVGRGKEQLKLSSVDSNQPAKLYFCSCPAHEKLPVQKAAIENANPLNLGSKDACNERTIYQYIHEGGLKSCQLMLGLTILKSGSIWNTMPAHIHDRRMEAYLYFDLEEQARVLHLMGEPNETRHIIVKNEQAVISPSWSIHSGSGTSNYSFIWAMAGENYTFKDMDMINIEDLK from the coding sequence ATAGAAGTGAGACACGCGAGTCATCCAGAGGATGTGAAACGTTTTGATACGAATAAATTAAGAGAGCGTTTTCTAATTGAGGATTTATTTGCGAGTGATCAAGTAAATATGGTATATAGCCATTATGATCGTATGATTATTGGTGGTGCTCTACCAGTTGATAAAACACTAACTTTAGATGAAAAAGATACTTTAAAAACAGAATTTTTTCTTGAAAGACGTGAAATCGGATTTATTAATATTGGCGGTCCAGCAGTAATAGAGGTAGATGGTGAGAGTTATGAACTATCACGCTTGGATGCTCTCTACGTAGGTAGAGGGAAGGAGCAGTTGAAATTGAGCAGTGTTGATTCGAATCAACCAGCAAAATTATATTTTTGCTCATGTCCTGCTCATGAGAAGCTTCCAGTACAAAAGGCAGCGATAGAAAATGCAAATCCTTTGAACTTAGGTTCTAAAGATGCGTGTAACGAACGGACCATTTATCAATATATTCATGAAGGCGGATTGAAAAGCTGTCAATTAATGCTCGGTTTAACGATTTTAAAATCAGGAAGCATATGGAATACAATGCCTGCACATATTCATGATCGGAGAATGGAAGCCTATTTGTATTTTGATCTGGAAGAACAGGCAAGAGTGTTGCATTTAATGGGAGAACCGAATGAAACTCGTCATATTATTGTAAAAAACGAACAGGCTGTTATATCTCCAAGCTGGTCTATCCATTCTGGTTCAGGCACTAGCAATTATTCTTTCATTTGGGCAATGGCTGGTGAAAATTATACATTTAAAGATATGGATATGATT
- a CDS encoding cupin domain-containing protein: MLKTGVWEEVDEGVSRKIHPPGKHIMMMEVRFQKGAVGALHSHPHEQYTYCLKGKMEFTIDGEKKVLQQGDTLHIPSNALHGVIALESSILLDTFYPLREDLLELEND, translated from the coding sequence ATGCTAAAGACAGGCGTTTGGGAGGAAGTTGATGAGGGGGTTTCGAGAAAAATACATCCTCCAGGAAAACACATCATGATGATGGAAGTTCGTTTTCAAAAAGGAGCTGTAGGAGCCCTGCACAGTCATCCACATGAACAATACACGTATTGTTTAAAAGGGAAGATGGAGTTTACGATTGATGGTGAAAAAAAAGTACTGCAACAAGGGGATACTCTTCATATACCTTCAAATGCTTTACACGGTGTCATTGCACTTGAATCAAGTATTTTATTAGATACCTTTTATCCATTAAGAGAGGATCTATTAGAGCTAGAAAATGATTAA
- a CDS encoding LacI family DNA-binding transcriptional regulator, translating to MSVTIKDVAKQAGVSFSTVSKALRNSPLVTEKTKKKILNVAKEMGYQPNNLARSLVSKKMWTIGVVWPSVERVTLSALITQINIRLEKYSYTTLLSINKVESAIEAFNRIQVDAILVFDDLEGTFINTAPISNVPLLYYGISDHQIYPTVDANRGKAISLAVEHLIHLGHEHITYIGDVSTKDPLQEQKVEGFIKTMNSFGITVKDHMLIRTNNMDLYSGYSSAKKALLNESERPTAVICGSYDITRGLLRAVNELNINIPDELSIISYDHIPQMAELNIPVTAVGVPLMTIADYITKQLLLLSEKKEIPNVISLDPELIIRSSTSNKR from the coding sequence ATGTCAGTTACGATAAAAGATGTTGCTAAGCAAGCAGGGGTTAGTTTTTCAACAGTATCAAAAGCGCTGAGAAACAGCCCGTTAGTTACAGAAAAAACGAAAAAGAAAATTTTAAATGTTGCAAAAGAAATGGGTTATCAACCTAATAACTTAGCTAGAAGTTTAGTCTCTAAAAAAATGTGGACCATTGGGGTCGTTTGGCCTTCAGTAGAAAGAGTTACTCTTTCTGCTTTAATTACTCAAATCAATATAAGACTTGAAAAATATTCCTATACAACCTTACTGTCCATTAACAAAGTTGAATCTGCGATTGAAGCGTTTAATCGCATTCAAGTTGATGCCATTCTCGTTTTTGATGATTTAGAAGGTACTTTTATAAACACAGCACCAATTTCAAATGTTCCACTATTATATTACGGTATTTCAGATCATCAAATTTATCCAACCGTTGATGCAAACCGTGGAAAAGCCATATCACTTGCAGTTGAGCACCTCATTCACTTAGGACATGAGCACATTACTTATATTGGAGATGTTTCAACAAAAGATCCTTTACAGGAACAGAAGGTTGAAGGTTTTATCAAAACAATGAACAGTTTTGGAATAACAGTTAAAGATCATATGTTAATAAGAACAAACAATATGGATTTATATAGCGGATATTCTTCTGCAAAAAAAGCTTTATTAAATGAGTCTGAGCGCCCAACAGCGGTCATTTGCGGAAGTTATGATATCACACGGGGACTCTTAAGAGCCGTGAACGAACTCAATATAAATATACCAGATGAACTTTCAATCATTAGTTATGACCATATACCACAAATGGCTGAGCTTAATATTCCAGTCACGGCTGTAGGAGTCCCATTAATGACAATTGCAGATTATATCACTAAACAACTATTACTACTTTCAGAAAAAAAGGAAATACCAAATGTTATTTCCTTAGATCCTGAACTTATCATTCGGTCTTCAACTTCTAATAAAAGATAG
- the pelA gene encoding pectate lyase, giving the protein MMKKICTIVLVHFMAAFTVLTAISTPISLVNAEEGTEEIVVVNANFNEDMVGGAPSGFDVSEGGGTVTVVETDASNRSVFLDDTSDSTNVSLSTNFEALGDQVTVDMKFMQPAYTSSTKVARLKGKGQAAVIIETKKVNDVNSITYRHSGDTYEPLISVENGVWYDIQIVSDLTEQAADVYINGELKIENAPFYKTAEQIDFFESFTPNSSTKGHQVDDIVIKGFPAGSDNGGGNNGGNPPSDEGIYEAEHAIGSGTIVDNKHPGYTGEGFVDFNPNQPGGYLEWTVEVAATDEYNLGFRYSHGKDDNRPAEIQVNGEVVETALGFPSTGDFTNYKYVGVNVELDAGQHVIRLTGTGPDGGANIDHLRVIDADLVDEEEPDIVTEEVGLSELLDEVMITKLIEEKVLLQGERDLTQNITRVEFMALINNLFGFSSEETYKGIEVKEQVWEVSTEEWAAYVLETAQDAGYINSYKDGEIKPDQSITRKELAAIINHLLELNENSQSDQSDASIGILISEGIMVPQSGGAFGANKPLSYQEALEIISRVAERLIEPYEETIVVNADFNADVLGSAPAGFEVDTAGGTVTVVETDAMNYSVFLDDTSDSTNVDLRTNFEALGHKVTLDMKFMQPSYTSSTKVVRLKGDGDVAVVLETKKVNDVNSISYRHSDDSHEPLIAAESGVWYDIQVVANIGTQTADVFINGELKIENAPFYKSAEQIDYFESYSPNSSTKGHVVDDIVIKGTLVSELQEPDYVHIARAEAISDELVLVALNGTFENFDVQDIKLSTSTASWSSLYNVLDHNLAVDKAAVTEDRFGNTLLVLHTLDKLGEGATYFEEENRSYTGDLDAAKLQADHLITWQMDHGGWTKSMEDKYIRPWDGVEKRSTQLGPDGETELGSIDNDATVKQIRFISEVFRETNADQYKQSVLKGIDFLLTMQYETGGFPQVYPKRGNDGEAIQYSNDVTFNDDAMVNVLELFDDILNEQYPFDTGIVDEEVKMQLQSSLDAAIDYILKSQIEVGGKLTAWCAQHDPFTYEPTGARTYEHPSISGSESVGVVKFLMSIDNPSDEVRNAVKSALEWFDEVKLEGIRYISADPNGEYFVEDPNSVAWYRFYDLETMEPIFSGRDGVIKRTIQEIEQERRDGYSWGGSYAKSLLETAKTTGYYVGKVYARVNATESVDMNGRKLKDEEIKQVTDGM; this is encoded by the coding sequence ATGATGAAAAAAATCTGTACAATTGTTTTAGTTCATTTTATGGCAGCATTTACGGTGTTAACGGCTATTTCTACTCCAATTAGTTTAGTTAATGCGGAAGAGGGTACTGAAGAGATTGTTGTTGTAAATGCTAACTTTAATGAAGATATGGTTGGCGGTGCTCCATCAGGTTTTGATGTCTCAGAAGGAGGGGGTACAGTTACTGTTGTTGAAACAGATGCATCTAATCGTAGTGTATTTCTAGATGACACTAGTGATTCAACCAATGTATCACTAAGTACAAACTTTGAAGCATTGGGGGATCAGGTAACTGTAGACATGAAATTCATGCAGCCAGCATATACGAGTTCCACTAAGGTTGCTAGATTAAAAGGTAAAGGTCAAGCTGCTGTCATTATTGAAACGAAAAAGGTGAATGATGTAAATAGCATTACTTATCGCCATTCAGGTGATACATACGAACCATTGATTTCGGTGGAAAATGGTGTTTGGTACGATATTCAAATCGTATCAGATCTAACTGAACAGGCAGCAGATGTATACATCAATGGTGAACTTAAAATTGAAAATGCACCATTTTATAAAACTGCAGAACAAATTGATTTTTTTGAAAGTTTTACACCTAATAGCAGTACAAAAGGACATCAAGTAGATGATATTGTAATTAAAGGTTTTCCTGCAGGTTCAGATAATGGAGGTGGGAATAATGGAGGAAATCCACCTTCAGATGAGGGGATATATGAGGCTGAACATGCAATAGGTTCAGGTACAATCGTAGATAACAAACATCCTGGTTACACAGGTGAGGGATTCGTTGATTTTAATCCAAATCAACCTGGAGGATATTTAGAATGGACAGTTGAAGTTGCTGCAACAGATGAATATAATCTAGGTTTCAGATATTCACATGGTAAAGATGATAACAGACCAGCAGAAATTCAAGTGAATGGTGAAGTTGTTGAAACTGCCCTTGGGTTTCCTTCAACAGGTGATTTTACAAATTATAAATATGTTGGTGTTAATGTAGAATTGGATGCAGGGCAGCATGTTATTCGCTTGACAGGAACAGGTCCTGACGGTGGGGCAAATATCGATCATTTACGTGTTATTGATGCTGATTTAGTGGATGAAGAAGAACCAGATATTGTAACCGAAGAAGTTGGACTATCTGAACTATTGGACGAAGTAATGATAACAAAATTGATAGAAGAGAAGGTCCTATTACAAGGAGAAAGAGATTTAACACAGAATATTACAAGAGTAGAGTTTATGGCACTAATTAATAATTTGTTCGGTTTTTCTTCTGAGGAAACCTATAAAGGAATTGAAGTAAAAGAACAAGTTTGGGAAGTTTCCACTGAAGAATGGGCAGCTTATGTATTAGAAACAGCACAGGATGCCGGTTATATTAATAGTTATAAAGACGGAGAGATCAAACCAGATCAGTCTATCACTAGAAAAGAATTAGCAGCGATCATTAATCATTTGCTAGAATTAAACGAAAATTCACAATCAGATCAAAGTGATGCCTCTATCGGTATTCTCATTTCAGAAGGGATCATGGTACCTCAATCAGGTGGAGCGTTTGGAGCGAATAAACCATTATCCTATCAAGAAGCGTTAGAAATTATAAGTAGAGTTGCTGAGAGATTGATTGAACCTTATGAAGAGACAATTGTTGTGAACGCAGATTTTAATGCAGACGTATTGGGAAGTGCTCCTGCTGGTTTTGAGGTTGATACAGCAGGTGGTACAGTGACAGTAGTGGAAACGGATGCAATGAATTATAGTGTGTTTTTAGATGATACGAGTGATTCAACCAATGTAGATTTAAGAACTAATTTTGAAGCGTTAGGACATAAGGTTACCTTAGACATGAAATTTATGCAGCCATCCTATACGAGTTCTACGAAAGTTGTTAGATTAAAGGGTGATGGAGATGTTGCTGTTGTACTAGAAACGAAAAAGGTAAACGATGTGAATAGTATTTCATATCGTCATTCAGATGATTCACATGAACCTTTAATAGCAGCTGAAAGTGGTGTTTGGTACGATATTCAAGTGGTTGCAAATATAGGGACTCAAACAGCAGATGTATTCATCAATGGTGAATTGAAAATTGAAAATGCTCCATTTTATAAATCAGCTGAGCAAATTGACTACTTTGAAAGCTATTCGCCAAATAGCAGCACAAAAGGTCATGTTGTAGATGACATTGTCATAAAAGGAACATTAGTATCTGAACTGCAAGAACCTGATTATGTGCATATTGCCAGAGCAGAAGCGATTTCAGATGAATTAGTATTAGTAGCTTTGAATGGAACTTTTGAGAACTTTGATGTACAGGATATTAAACTTAGTACTTCTACGGCTAGTTGGAGCAGTCTTTATAATGTGTTAGATCATAACTTAGCTGTTGATAAAGCAGCTGTTACGGAAGATCGATTTGGCAACACTCTTCTTGTCCTTCATACGTTAGATAAATTAGGTGAGGGAGCCACTTATTTTGAAGAAGAAAACCGAAGTTACACAGGGGATCTGGATGCAGCAAAATTACAAGCAGATCATTTAATAACGTGGCAGATGGATCATGGCGGTTGGACAAAAAGCATGGAGGATAAATATATTCGACCATGGGACGGTGTAGAAAAACGTTCTACACAATTGGGTCCAGATGGTGAAACGGAATTAGGGAGTATAGATAATGATGCTACGGTGAAACAAATCCGATTCATTTCTGAAGTGTTTAGAGAAACGAATGCAGATCAATATAAACAAAGTGTATTAAAGGGAATAGATTTCTTGTTGACGATGCAGTATGAAACAGGAGGTTTCCCTCAGGTTTACCCTAAACGTGGAAATGATGGGGAAGCGATTCAATACTCTAATGATGTAACCTTTAATGATGATGCGATGGTGAATGTATTGGAGTTATTTGATGATATTCTGAATGAACAATATCCTTTTGATACAGGAATTGTAGATGAAGAAGTTAAAATGCAATTGCAATCTTCTCTAGATGCTGCGATTGATTATATTTTAAAATCACAAATTGAAGTGGGCGGTAAACTAACGGCTTGGTGTGCTCAGCATGATCCGTTCACCTATGAGCCTACGGGTGCCCGTACTTATGAACATCCATCTATTTCTGGTTCAGAGTCGGTTGGTGTTGTAAAGTTTCTAATGTCTATTGACAATCCAAGTGATGAAGTAAGAAATGCTGTGAAAAGTGCGTTAGAATGGTTTGATGAAGTGAAACTTGAAGGTATTCGTTATATCAGTGCGGACCCGAATGGTGAATATTTTGTAGAGGATCCTAACTCAGTTGCTTGGTACAGATTTTATGACCTTGAAACGATGGAGCCTATTTTCTCTGGACGTGATGGTGTGATCAAACGTACAATTCAAGAAATAGAACAGGAAAGAAGAGATGGATATTCATGGGGAGGCAGTTACGCTAAATCCCTATTGGAAACAGCCAAAACGACAGGTTATTACGTAGGCAAGGTATATGCACGAGTAAATGCAACAGAATCTGTTGATATGAATGGAAGAAAACTAAAAGATGAAGAAATTAAACAAGTGACAGATGGAATGTAG
- a CDS encoding glycoside hydrolase family 28 protein — MSFFNIIDYGAKGDRASDNTEAIAAALEDCSSMGGGTVYIPAGTFLTGPITLRSHITLFIEAGAKLLFKDDFNQYPPVKTRWSGYECYGYHPLIYGYGLTNVTIKGGGIIDGQGEAWWKVNRKLRKKEKYVSERTKEIAELNRSLTDSVHNNIVEWESQFFRPPLLQLMHCEQVTLEGVTLQNSPFWNTHLVYCDNVNVHGVNFKNPSNTPNGDGFDIDSCSNVRVSDCHFDVGDDCLCLKSGINEDGRRVGRPTENITITNCTMLHGHGGVVFGSENSGGIQNVTVSNCVFIGTDRGIRIKTNRARGSYIQNILVNNIYMEDVFCPFAINSFYRHGVDDRDPNMNNPNAIEVTEKTPRIKHIQVKNVTAKKCRAAAGFIYGLPEMPVEEVTLSHVNIEMTKDPNEVGGEPDMVKEKKVMAGAGIYGKHIQDLVLDHVRVETRQGEALVLEQSSQIELNHFSMKNKHDQTSVVSLNHVHDIYIDGKDALCAEKADYLQYDANTCKQLIYCGEKL; from the coding sequence ATGTCATTTTTTAATATTATAGATTATGGAGCCAAAGGGGACCGTGCTTCGGATAATACTGAAGCAATTGCTGCAGCCCTTGAAGATTGTTCTTCTATGGGAGGCGGCACGGTTTATATCCCCGCGGGTACTTTTTTAACAGGTCCAATTACACTTCGCAGTCATATTACGTTGTTTATAGAAGCTGGTGCTAAACTACTTTTCAAAGATGATTTTAATCAATATCCTCCTGTAAAAACTAGGTGGTCTGGTTATGAGTGTTATGGTTACCACCCTTTAATATATGGTTATGGTTTGACAAATGTAACCATCAAAGGCGGTGGAATTATTGATGGACAAGGAGAAGCTTGGTGGAAGGTGAATCGAAAACTGCGTAAAAAAGAAAAATACGTATCAGAACGAACGAAAGAAATTGCCGAGTTAAATCGAAGTTTAACAGATTCTGTACATAACAATATCGTGGAATGGGAATCTCAGTTTTTCAGACCTCCTTTGCTGCAATTGATGCATTGTGAACAAGTGACATTGGAAGGTGTAACATTACAGAATTCTCCGTTTTGGAATACTCATTTGGTGTATTGTGACAATGTTAATGTACATGGTGTTAATTTCAAAAACCCTTCAAATACTCCTAATGGGGATGGTTTTGATATCGATTCATGTTCAAATGTAAGAGTATCAGATTGTCATTTTGATGTAGGTGACGATTGCCTTTGTTTAAAATCAGGAATTAATGAAGACGGAAGAAGGGTAGGGAGGCCTACAGAGAACATTACCATTACTAACTGTACAATGCTGCATGGTCACGGTGGAGTTGTATTTGGTAGTGAAAACTCAGGAGGAATTCAAAACGTTACTGTTTCAAATTGTGTCTTCATTGGCACAGATCGTGGCATCCGTATAAAAACGAATCGTGCGCGAGGCAGTTATATACAGAATATATTAGTGAACAACATTTATATGGAGGATGTATTTTGCCCATTTGCGATTAATTCCTTTTACAGGCATGGGGTGGATGATAGAGATCCAAATATGAACAACCCCAATGCTATTGAAGTTACTGAAAAAACCCCTCGAATAAAACATATCCAAGTAAAAAATGTAACTGCAAAAAAATGTCGCGCTGCAGCTGGCTTTATTTACGGTTTACCAGAAATGCCAGTTGAGGAAGTTACACTATCTCATGTAAATATTGAAATGACTAAAGATCCTAATGAAGTTGGAGGTGAACCTGACATGGTGAAAGAGAAAAAAGTCATGGCAGGTGCGGGGATTTATGGAAAACATATTCAGGATTTAGTGTTGGATCATGTTCGGGTTGAAACTAGACAGGGAGAAGCGTTAGTACTTGAACAGAGTTCACAGATCGAGCTAAATCATTTTTCTATGAAAAATAAACATGACCAAACTTCTGTTGTTAGCTTAAATCATGTTCACGATATATATATTGATGGGAAGGATGCACTTTGTGCAGAGAAAGCAGATTATCTACAATATGATGCGAATACTTGTAAGCAACTTATATATTGTGGTGAAAAGTTATAA